In the Brassica napus cultivar Da-Ae chromosome A7, Da-Ae, whole genome shotgun sequence genome, one interval contains:
- the LOC106431010 gene encoding putative F-box protein At1g32660 translates to MKRKEREEERLCRSRSKIGPIAVDLKTARVTRLPARSTHQEALPQRKKEADGNETSPSSKFDSLPFDLKMAIVSRMGAKSLMKFRCVSKIWSSIIRSRGFIDSFFSMSSKQSRFIVALANGVCNEPEAKLTFFFSFGESCSSSSLVPNLEMAIPVGLSSIRESFASLHGFLTVGVHGGLMVCNPSTEQVIKLHSSTRFVGYDPIEGQHKALFVESRVSRSSVHHHLDHKVLTLGGGSCQEWRLIEGTPGPYRPISVGVCVNGVIYYGARNSPHFRNPVMVCFDVRTEKLSFIQAHETLLRWGKDSIFIDYNGKLASIVRYPYDRFNSFDLWILEDPVKHEWSKQHCVFPSSVWDSVWGFEMSFPGTNKDGEIIMAPTSLSPEVGPFYIFYYNVKTQNVRRVRLLGIGDNKEFRRSYGFLKQRDCFVRIAPQHVHSIASL, encoded by the coding sequence ATGAAACGCAAGGAGCGAGAGGAGGAGAGGTTGTGTAGGAGCCGAAGTAAGATAGGTCCGATTGCAGTTGATCTGAAGACTGCTAGAGTGACTAGATTGCCTGCGAGGTCGACCCACCAAGAAGCACTCCCTCAACGCAAGAAGGAGGCGGATGGTAATGAGACAAGCCCAAGTAGTAAGTTCGATTCGCTCCCTTTCGATCTAAAGATGGCTATAGTGAGTAGAATGGGTGCCAAGTCTCTTATGAAGTTCCGATGCGTGTCAAAAATTTGGTCTTCCATCATCCGAAGCAGAGGGTTCATCGATTCCTTCTTCTCTATGTCCTCAAAGCAATCACGGTTTATAGTCGCTTTGGCTAACGGTGTATGCAATGAGCCTGAAGCGAAGCtcaccttcttcttctcgtttggggagtcttgttcttcttcttctttggtacCAAACTTGGAGATGGCAATACCAGTGGGACTGAGTTCCATCAGAGAGTCTTTCGCTTCTCTCCATGGCTTTCTCACCGTTGGCGTTCATGGTGGCTTGATGGTGTGTAACCCTAGCACGGAGCAGGTCATAAAGTTGCACAGTTCCACCAGATTCGTGGGATATGATCCGATTGAAGGTCAACATAAGGCATTGTTTGTGGAATCGAGAGTCTCTCGTTCTTCTGTTCATCATCATCTAGACCACAAGGTGTTAACATTGGGAGGAGGATCATGTCAAGAATGGAGACTCATTGAGGGTACCCCTGGACCTTATAGACCGATATCAGTGGGAGTATGCGTCAATGGTGTCATCTACTATGGTGCTCGTAACTCACCCCATTTTAGGAATCCAGTTATGGTGTGTTTTGATGTTAGAACTGAGAAACTAAGTTTTATCCAAGCACATGAGACTCTCCTTCGGTGGGGCAAGGATTCCATATTTATAGATTACAATGGGAAGCTAGCTTCTATTGTGAGATACCCTTATGATCGTTTCAATAGTTTTGATTTATGGATATTAGAAGACCCCGTGAAACATGAATGGTCAAAGCAACATTGTGTGTTTCCCTCCTCCGTGTGGGATTCTGTTTGGGGCTTCGAAATGTCTTTTCCAGGAACCAACAAGGATGGGGAGATCATTATGGCTCCAACCAGCTTGTCACCTGAGGTTGGACCCTTTTACATTTTTTACTACAATGTTAAAACACAAAACGTTAGAAGAGTTAGGCTCCTAGGCATTGGAGACAATAAAGAGTTTAGACGCTCTTATGGATTCTTAAAGCAGCGTGATTGTTTTGTCCGTATCGCACCTCAACATGTCCACAGTATTGCCTCCCTCTGA